The window GCGAGTCGGGGCTCTGCAAGTCCGCCGAGGAGATCTACGGCGCCAAAAACTACGCCGGAGCCGTTCGCCGCCTGCGCACGGATCTGGAAGATCAACAGCTCGTATGGGTGCGGGGACGGCCGTTGCCCAGAGAGATCACCCTGACCGCGGCCGTACGCGGAGTTCGTCTGGCCGGGAACTGAAGAACCGCCTGATTCTACCTGGTCATTCCCGCCAGCGCCGAGGCCGGAATTCGTAATATTCCGGCCGTTAGTGGCGCAGATCACAGCAAGAATCGCATAGACGGAGGAAGCTTGCAGGAGCCCGAGGCTGACGGCCGGTCTGTCCCGAGTCCTATCGTAGCCGGCCGGCCGGCCGCGAGGCGGAATCGAGGAAACGATGATCCTCCGCAGAGTCCCCGACCAGATCGGCCGCTATCAAATCCTCTCCGAGCTGGGGCGCGGGTCAATGGGCGACGTCTACCTGGCGCTGGATCCCAACATCGAGCGGCGGATCGCGCTCAAGGTTCTGCTGCCGCTGCTCAAGGTCGGCGTCAAGGAGCAGGCCGAGCTGCGCCAGCGGTTCCTGGTCGAGGCGCGCGCCGCCGGTAAGCTCAAACACCCGGGCGTGGTCACGCTCTTCGACGCCGACACCGATCCCGACACCGGGCTGTCCTTTATCGCCATGGAGTGGGTCGACGGCCCCTCCCTACACGATGTCGTCCGCGAGTCGGGCACCCTGGCCATTCCACGAGCCGTCGAGATCTTCGAACAGGTGGCTCACGCTCTCGAGGCCGCCCACCAGGCGGATCTCGTGCATCGGGACATCAAGCCGGCCAACATCCTGCTCACGGCTACCGACGAGGCCAAGGTCACCGATTTCGGCATCGCAAAGCTGGCTTCCATGTCGATAACCGCTACCGGCTGGGTGCCCGGCTCGCCCTTTTACATGTCCCCGGAACAAGTGCGCGGGCAGGATATCGATGGCCGCTCAGACGTCTATTCCCTGGGAGTCTCGCTCTACCAGTGCCTCACCGGAGAGGTCCCCTTCCAGAGCGACTCGCTCGCCGGCGTGACCTACATGATCCTCGAAGTGGACCCACGCCCTCCGCAGCCCCTGAATCCAGACATTTCGGATCAGCTCGCCGCGGTCATGGGCAGAGCGATGGAAAAAGCCCCGAAAGACCGCTTCCAGAGCGCCCTCGAGTTCGCGGAGGCCCTGCGACGGGTCTCATCCGAGCCCCGGTGGGCGCCGGGGGCATCGGCCCACTCAATGAAAACCAGCGTGCCGACTCACCGGACGGGCACGGTCACGGCGAGAGAGCGCACGGCGACGGTGCGGCTCCAGGCGGCTGACCCCGAAGCCCCTTCGGCGGCCGCGGCGCACTACAGCGAGCCGGCCCCACCCAGCTCGAGACCGGTTTCACGGCTCACCCGCTACGCGCTGGCCGCGATCGGCCTGCTGCTGCTCTTTCTCGTCGGGCCAGCGCTACGAACGTCCGCGTCGCAGGATCAGCAAGCCGCGACCTTGCTGGTTGAAGCAACCGAGCCGTTCTCGTACGCTCATCCTCAGCCGGTGGATCCTCTTGATCCTCAGCGACCGGCGCTCGACGTCCCCGTCGAGCCGCCGCCCTTCACAGGTGCCGAAGAGGCAGCCCAGGCAGACAACCAGCCGGAGCCTCAGCGCGCTCCGACCAGGCGCAGCCTCGAGAGAGCGGCTCCGAAGCCCGCCACGGTCCCCGCGCCGGCTTCCCTGCCTCCCGCGCCGGCCGAGCCCGCCCCGGTGGAGCTTGCGAAGCCGGTCCAGGCTCCTGCGGTCAGAAGAGCCAATCTCGAGATCGTGTTCAAGAACCGTCTCAAGAACGCCGAGGTCTCGGTCTGGATCGATGAAGAGAAGATCTGGTCGCGAGCCGTGGCCGCGCCCAAGAGCGTGTTCAAGCGTGTCGTCGGACGCAACGTCTTCACGCTCATCCCTGTCGCGGAGGGCTCGCACGTGATCGACGTTCGCGTCATCGGCGTGGAAGGCAAGGTCGACGTGGTCCGCCGCGCCGAAGCGGAATTCGTGGCTGGAGAGACCAAGCGACTCAAGGTCGCCATGGTTCCGCCCAAGAAACTCAAGTTGTCGTGGGGCAAACAGAACAGTGGCTGAGATCCGATGCAGATCCTGCAGCGCAGCGGTTCCACTGCCCCCCGGTTCGGTCGGCTCCTGGGTCGTGGTGGAATGCGCCTTCTGCGGATCGCAGTTCGGGGCCACGGTGCCAGAGCCCACGGGATTCGAGACCATCTCCTATCAGCCAGCCTCGACCGAGAGCGCGGATGAATCGGTGGGTTCAGCCTCTGAACCGGGCTACGGCGTCGCGACCGCACGACCGTCGAGCGGGACCGCGCTCCTGATTCCCGGACAAGACCTGAAGGCGAAGCCTCAGCCTGAGCCGCCGAGGACCATCAGACGGGCGAACCTGGGCATAGAAGGGTCGCAGGGAGCCCACATGCCCTTGACCGGGCCCCGTACCGAGGTCGGCCGCAAGGGCGCCCACGTCGTCATCGCCGATCCGGCCCTGTCCGCCAGCCATTTCGCCATCGAGGCCAAAGGCGATAGCTTCTTCGTCCGCGACCTCGACAGCAGCAATGGCACTCGGCTCAACGGCCACAAGGTCCGATCGGCGCGGCTCAAGTCCGGCGACACCATCCACGCGGGGGAAACGACTTTCTCGTTTCGGATCGAGGAAGTGATTCCCTGGGACGATAGCTAGCCCAGCAGGCTCTAGCCCGGCAGCTCGACGGTCCACATTCCCCGCCCCAGGGTGGAGACCACCATGCGGTTGCGAGAAGCGTCGACGAGCACGTCCATGGCCGGGGCGTTGGGGAGCCCCTCGCCGTAGCGGCGCCAGGTCGTGCCCTCGTCGTCCGAGAGGTAGACCCCGGCGTCGGTGCCGGCGAAGAGATATCGAACGCCGCCGGCGAGGTGAACACCGATCGCGCTCACCGGAACGTCCGGCAGGTCGCCGGCTATGGACTCCCAGTTCGCGCCCCGGTCGAGGCTCCGCACGACCTTGCGGCCGCCAAAGCGCATGTCGGCCAGGTAGACCCGCTGGTCGTCCTCGGGGTCGACGCCGATCTGCCGCATGACACGCGGCCAGCCCCCGAGATCGGTGAGCGAACGGGTCCAGGAGACGCCGCCGTCCTCGCTCACGTGGGCACCGCCGTCACTGGTGGCGGCGTAGAGCACGTCGGCGTTCGACGGCGCGATCGCGAGCGATCGTATCGCCCAGGGCCGAGACGCCAGATCGGGACCGATCGGGTTCCAGGTAAAGCCGCCGTCGATGCTCTCGTACAGGCGTTGGGTGGCGTAGTAGAGGTGGCTCGAATCGTTCGGGGCGAACAGCATCGGCGCCTGAAACGCCGTGCGGTCGTTGGCGCCGATCGTGGCGCCCACATCGGTGAAGGTGACGCCGGCATTCGACGAGCGAAAGACATTGCCGACACCCTGGAACTGGACGAATTGGATCGAGGAATCTTCCGGATCGATCAGGCACCAGCCCCCGTCGCCGCCGAACACGCTGCGCCAGCGCTCACTGCCGCCCGACGGCAGGTCAGAGCGCAGATTGGTGCCGTTGTCCTGGGTGCCGCCGAGCACGACCTGCGGATCCGAAGAGTCGAGCGCGAGCCCGGGATAGAACTGGATCGTGCCCAGGCTCCGGTTACGGTTGATCCAGGTGCTGCCCAGGTCCGCCGTGCGGTGGACGCCGCCGTCGCTCGCCACCACCAGCCGGCCGGCGGCGTCGAAGGCGGCATCGTGTTGATCGACGTGCGGCGGCGTGACGTCGCGGTAGCTCGCGCCGCCGTCCGTCGATAAGAGCAGATTCAGGCCGCCGATCACGAACGTGTCGGGGTCCGTCGGGTGGACCGCGATCGTCGAGTAGTACTGGCCGCAGCACGACTGGGGGTTGCCGGGGTTGAGCAGCCGCCAGCTGTCGCCGCCGTCGTCGGAGCGCAGCACCCCGAAGGTGCTCGCGCCGCCGGGAGCGGAGCCGCCCGTGGTGTTTCGACTCGCGGGGCGCGCGACCAGGGCGTAGATCCGGTTTGGATCGGCAGGCGCCACCGCCAGCGAGATCCGGCCGATCGAACTACCGGCGGCTCCAATCGGCAGCCGGCTCCAGCTCTCGCCGCCGTTGGTCGATCGATAGATGCCGTTCTTCGAGTGGCCGAAGACACTGCCGAAGCTGGCGTAGATCCGCTTGGCGTTTTCGGGATCGAGGTCCACGTCGCTGGCCGGGATCTTGGGCAGTCCGCCGGTCAGGCGCTTCCACCTCTCGCCGCCGTCGAGCGAGCGGAAGATGCCCATGCGCCGGTTGCGCTTGGGGTGGCGGCGAGCGCCCTCATTGCCCTCGCGGGTACCGCCGGCTCGCGCCACCGCCGCCCAGACCACGTCGCCATCCGCGGGCGAGACGACCAGGCGCGAAAAGGTGCGACCGGCGAAGGTCTTGCCGGCCAGCACTCTCCAGCTACGACCCCGGTTGGTCGACTTGTAGAGGCCGAGCCCGTACAGGCTGTGGTACGCGTAGTTGGCCTCGCCCGAGCCCGCGTAGATCACCTTCTCGTTCGCCGGGTCGAGCGCCAGAGCACCGATGGCGAGCGTCGGCAGTCCGTCGGTCTTCGCCTTCCAGGAGCTACCGCCGTTCTTCGACCGCCATACGCCGCCCGAGGCCGCTCCCACCCAGTATTGGTTCCTTTTCTTGGCGCTGAGCGCGAGCGCCGACGCCCGCCCGGCCTGCTCCACATCCGTGATCGGCGCCGGCCCCAGGGCCCGCCACTGCTGGGCTTCGGCCGCGGACAGGCCGAGAACAAGCGCGGCCACCACCAGCGCGGCAACACGCAGCCGTTGCGCGCTACGGCACATCGAAAATCAACTCCGCGACCGCTCCGGCATGGCCGAAGCGCAGGGTCCAGCCACCGGCTGCTGGAATCGTGAGGGTCGCAATCCCGACGCCGTCGGCGGTGGCCTGGATCTCGACGCCGTCGGGACCGCGGCCGGAGATCACGCCGCCCCGCACGGCCTCACCCTGGTAATAGAGTCTCACCGGCAGATCGCTCCCGGGCTCCAGAGCCAGCGGGTTGAACAGCGGCCGGATCTCGATCCGGCTGCCGGTCTTGGCCGTCAGCAGTGCTCCCGCTCGCTGGCGCATGGCGGCTCCGGCACCCGCACGGCCTCCCTCCGGGCAGGCGGCGATCTTGGTGCACCGGGTCACCCGTTGCCATGAGTCCGACCGTCCCGCGGTCGCCGCCGGTCCCACGTCGACCTGCACGACCGAGCAGCCGGTCCTCGACAGAGACAGGTTCAGATGACCGGTCGCCGGGAGCCGCTCGGGGTCGACGGCCTTCTGGCCACTCGCGGATCGCACCTGAAGGCGGCCGACGTTGATCTCTCGCCACGACTCCCCGAGCTCGGCCGGCAGGCTCAGCCGGTGGGTCCCGCCCTGGAGCCTCTCGAGCCGCAGCGATTCCGCCCCGGCCGCGGTCGCCAGCGCCAGGAGGAAAACAAGCCACGTGAAGAGTGCGCGCACCGCTCGGGTCCCAAGTTCAGTCTAGCAGGCGGTCGACGAACTCGAACCCTCCCGTTTCTCCGCCCCGACCCACCCGGCCGGGAAAAACTCCCTGCTCCATATGCAGCCGCAAAACCGTGCTTCCTTCTGCATTTCAAGCGACAGAGTCCCTAAGTCGCTCTGTAATAGCGACTTGATCGGCACTCGCTCGATCCGTGCTCATGCGCGCATGCCAATAAGACAACAGCACCCGGCTTGCCTCTTCTGGGACCATGTCAATCAACACCTGGGTCGAACAGGAGTGACGAGTGAGACCCGCACCGTTCTCGAAACCGACGAGTCCCGGAGGTGCGGGTACTCCGGCCGGAGCCGAGCCGGCCTCCGCAAACCGCCCGGCCGTCAACCAGAACGTCCAAGATCGATATCTCTGGCAGGGGCTGAGTACCGAAGCCGCGCTCCGGGCTCTCGCGACCTACATGAGGACTGCACCCGGGCTCATCGAGGACATGCGCGAGGCCCTGCGGTGCCGAGAATGGACGCGGCTCGCCGAGCTCGCCCACGCCTTCAAATCGAGTAGCGCGATCGTAGGAGCCGAGTCGCTCTACGAAACATGCAACCGGTTGGAGGAAGCCTCCGGGGAGGGGACGAGCGCGGAGGCTTCCTCGCAGCTGGAAAGAGTGAAGGGAGAATACGACCGCGTGCTGCTCTCGCTCGAGGCGCGAGACCCTCACGCGAAGGCGGACTGAGCGACCCGCCTCGCCCTTATTGGTCTCGCCCTCTATCATCTCCCCATGCGGAAGGTCGTCGTGCATCGCCCGGGGGGCCACGAGCGCCTCGAGATCGAGGAGCACCCGACGCCCGAGCCGGGCCCCGGCGAGCTGCGGATCGAGGTGACCGCCGCCGGAGTCAATTTCGCCGACTGCCTGATTCGCATGGGTCTCTACAAGTCCTCGCGCGATCAAATCGGATGGCCGGTTACACCCGGGTTCGAGGTCGCGGGAAGGGTGGACGCGCTCGGTCCCGGAGTCGACGATCTCGAGCCCGGCGACGAGGTCCTCGCTGTCACCCGCTTCGGCGGCTACGCCACCGAAGTCGTCGTGCCACGGGGCCAGGCCTTCCGGATCCCGGACGGCCTCGGTCTCGAACAAGCCGCCGCCTTCCCATCGCCCTTCCTGACCGCCTACTACGGACTCGTCCAGCTCGCCAATCCCAGGCCGGGCGAGTCGATGCTGGTTCACTCGGCGGCCGGCGGCGTCGGCGGCGCCCTGGTGCAGCTCGGCAAGGCCTGCGGCTGCCGGGTGATCGGGGTGGTCGGCGCTCGGCACAAGGTAGAGACCGCGCGGAGTCTGGGAGCGGACGCGATGATCGACCGGTCGAATGAAGCCTTGTGGCCCGCGGCCGAGCGCCTGGAGCCCGACGGCTACGCGATGGTGTTCGACGCCAATGGCGTGGCCACGCTGCGCCAGAGCTACCGCCATCTCGGAAGGCCCGGCAGGCTGGTCGTCTACGGCTTTCACTCCATGCTTGCCAAGGGAACGAGCCGGCCGTCGTGGCCCCGGCTCCTGCTGGCCTGGCTGCGCACGCCGCGCTTCGACCCGCTCCGCATGACCAACTCGAGCCGCAGCGTCCTGGCCTTCAACCTGAGCTACTTCTTCGACCAGACCGAGCTGTTGAGGGAGATCATGGGCCGCCTGCTCCGGTGGCTGGCGGACGGCCGCATCGTGCCGCCGCCGGTCAAGTGCTACCCGTTAGTACGGGTCGCCGACGCCCATCGCGAGATCGAGTCCGGGCTCACCGTGGGCAAGCTGGTCCTGACGATGGGAGAATGAGTGAGCCGGTGTACGCTTCAAAGGACGTCGATGACCCTGCTCGCGAAAACCCCGCGGCGGCACATGATCTGCTCCACCGTCAGAAGCGAAAGAACTGGATGATTCTCGAGATGGCCGAGATGAACCATGCCTTCCAGCGCTGTGAGATCGGCATGCCCGACGAGTACGAGGCCATCGACCACGTCATGGCCGACACCATCCTCGACCAAGTATCGACCTGGATCCGTTCGATTGTTCCTGAGTGAGAACGTCACGATGAACCTCAGACCGGTTACCTTGGCGGTCATTGTCGGCATCTGCTGCGTCTTCTTCCTGCGAACCCTGGCGACCTTCCTCCCCGGGGCCAGCCAGGGTGCCTCGATGGCGTGGACGGCGATCATCGTCCACCTGCTGAGCGACCTCGCGGCGCTATTGTTCTTCGTCGGTTTCTTCCGCCAGATAGCCCGGGTAGAGCGCCGGACCCTGCGACAGGTCTCGATGCTGGCCGCGGCGGGCGCGGCGGTGGCGCTTCTGCCGTCGCTGCGCGCGCTGTTGCAGGTCCTCCAGATCGGAGTATTCTCGCCGCTGGCGCGATCACCACTGGTCGCACCCTTGGCGCCCCTCTTGAGCGCGCTGACGGTCGTTCTGTTCTTCGCCGTCTACCGCCGCGACATGGACGAGACCGAGCGACCCAGGCTGCGCGGTGGCGCGACGACGGCCCTGGCCGGCGCCGCGGTCATCGTGCTACTCAACCTCATCGTGCTGGGTTTCTATCTGCAGTCGGGCGAGCTGCGCTGGCTGACCCAGAGGTCGACGGCGGTCGCGCTCCTGTCGCTGCCGATCGTCGCCGCGGCGGTCGCGGCAATACTCAACTTCTTCGTCGCCTTCTACCGCTACCTGCCTCGCGATGCGAGCGAGCGGCGGCTACCCCCACCTCATGGGGTGTTGCCGCCCGCGCAAGACTAGCCGTAACTATCGGGGCCCTATGCGCCGCGCTCTTCAAAGCGCCCCGACACGTACTTGTGCAAAACGCCGTAAGACTCTGGCCAAAGGCTGCGGCTGCTACGACGTGAGCGCTGCCGCAGTCGCTGGGATCGTGCCGATGTGTGGGCCACCGCGAGGACGCCTGCAAGTACATCCTAGCTCGACTCCAGACGCGGTCAGGAGCCGCCGACACACTCCGCTACACTTGTGGCTTAGCAACTCTGAATAGGCTTTCGCTAGTCGACGCCTTCTCGATTTCGACCTGAAAAGGAGGTAACCCATGGAGCCGTTGATGGTTGGTCTCGCTGTCCTCGCAGCCCTGGTGCTCATTCCGTTAGCAATTGCACTGTTTCAGTGGCTTTGGAACATCACCATGCCTGACGTCTTCAATCTCAACATCATCACTTTTTGGCAGGCGTTTCGCCTGCTGCTGATCGCAGCCTTCTTGTTCGGAGCGGGAAGGAGCGGCGGCTAGCTCTCACTCATCGGACGGGTTGGTGGGGTCAGGTCACAGTCGCACCCTTGACACGCCGGTACCGACATCAGAGCCTTTCCAAGGCGCGGCAGCGCAGAACAGTCTAGGCCCGGCATCTTCGCTCGCTGCAGGGCACCTCGGTGTCACACGGCGAGCGGCTCGACTCGGCCGGTGTACGGTTCTTGCTCGACATCGATCCCAAAGGTACGGAGCGCCACCTAAACCTGATGGACGAGAACGGCGGCCGCATCTCGATCTACGTGGCCTTTGCCACCCTCGACCCCGACCTCGATTTAGAGCGCCTCGAAGCAGCGATCGCGAAGCACGACGTTCTCGTGCTCGGCATCAACAACTACTGTCGACGCCTGATCCCGCTGGCCCAGGGACTCGATCGGCCGATCTGGTGCGACATTCACGACTACGACGGGCACGCCGACTACCATCGCGACTTCGTGGAAGCCGCTGACGTCCTGTTCCTGAGCTCGGACCAGCTGCCCGGCTACCGCGACTTTATGGAGGCTCAGGTCGCGGCCGGCAAGTCGCTCGTCGTCTGCACCCACGGACGCCAGGGCGCCTCCGTCCTAAGCGGAGACGGACAGTGGGCGGAGCAGCCCATCGCCGGTGGCTTCGAGCGGGTCGACACCAACGGCGCCGGCGACGCCTTCTTCGCCGGCTTCCTCTCGTCCTGGCTCGACGGCAAGCCGGTGCGCCGGTGCCTCGAGGTCGCCAGCGTGGTCGCCGGCCTCTGCGTCACCTCACGAGAGCTGGCGTCGGCCGAGCTCAGTCCTGCCCGTATACGGGCCGAGCTCGAAAGGCTCGGATGGTGACACTCGTTAGATTCAGGATGGTAGACCGTACGGGATTCGAACTCCGGCCAGCGTCCCTCCAAGTCTGGGCACCTGGGTGCACCGAAACCTCGAAGCGTCTCTAACGACGGACGGCGGCTCTTTAGGGTCTTGCGGCCCCTCCGACGGCTCTCCCCTGACACGCCCACCCTTTCGGGTGTTGCCCTGTCCCATCGCAAGGTATAGGAAGGGATTGCCTCGACAAAGGCACATCTGGGAAAACCCAGGCCGCCGAGTTGCCGAAGGGTTGTCGGAGCCCGCGTGAGTGCTCCGTTCGACAAGGAGGTGACATTCATGAACGCGAGTAAGAGCCGTCGAGCTTGCCGGCGATGCCACCTTCGCGGCCGACTCAGGGGGCAAGATCATCGCCTGGAACGAGACCGCAGAACAGCGCCTCGGCTATCCGCCCTCCGAGGTCGTCGGCCGGTGTTGCTGGAGCGTTTTAGACGGCCGGGAGGTCCACCGCGCTCGTCGCTGCGACGAGAGCTGTCCCTACCTGGCATCGCTGAGAGCACCGGGCAGCCCGGAACAGCTGTTTCTGTGCCCGATGAGGCCAAAGCGGATGACTTCCCGCAAGCGTCCGGCGAGCCGACTCGAGTCGACATGTCGACTTTCGTGGTGCAGGAAGAGACCGGAACGAGAGAGGTGGTTCACCTTTTCTAGAGCCGCGCCCCTGAACGAAGCGGCCTTTCGCTACTATCCGCGCCTTGCGCGGGTTCGGGAGTTCGTGCTTTCCAGCTATTCGGAACAACTCACCCTGGCGGATGCGGCCCGGGTTGCCCGCATGGAACGGACGGCGTTCTCCGACTTCTTTCACCGCAAGACGGGCGTTCGGTTTCGGGACTGGCTAGCTGGCGTTCGCGTGACCAAAGCGCAGGAGCTTCTCGCTGAAAGAGATTTTCCGGTCACCAAGGTGGCTCGCAAGGTCGGCTATGGCAGTGTTCGCTCGTTCGAGCGCGTCTTTCTGAGAACGACCGGCGTGACTGCGGTCGCGTACAAGAAAACGAAACGGCCGTCGTAGATCTCGGGGCGCGCCAAATACTTGTCGCCTCCCGCCAAAGAACCGTCGCCGCATCGAGGGGTGGTCGTCGACTGCCCGTGCGGGTGTTCCCAAAGCCATTTGGATATGGCAATAAGAGCATTGCCCCGACAAGGGCTCACCTAGCTCAAAAGACTAGGGTCGCAAAGCTACGGATCCTCGTTTCTCCGCGACGGCCCCCCGCCACGAAGATCCCAAGACCGCCGGGCTGCCGAAGGGCGTCTCATTCCCTCGAGCAAGAGAGGAAGTGGCGGTGTCAACCAGCGAGATCGCAATGCCGGGGCAGCTCCCACCGAGTGAACAGGCTCGGGCACCCCCCCGACCGAAGTGCCCGATCGCCGCGGGCTCCCGATCGGCGGCCGTCTCCGTCTCCGCAATCATGAGAGATACAAACCGGTGGCCCTGTCCGTGCCACACCCCGATGAAGGAATAGAGCGACATGCCAATCACACGAGAACGAGTCAAAAAGGAAACCAAGTTCGTTTACACGAACAAATTCATGGCCGAGGAGCTGGAGTTCAGGCCGTCCGAGGACGAGGTCGTGGCGACATTCGACGAGCTGGAGGCCGCCGACGCCGCGAGCACGCTGTCGATGCGGGCAACCAGCACGCCCCTGGCCGCGCGGTCGGATCGCGGGTTCGCGATTCTGCGTCTGGGCGAGGAGGAAACGACCGCCAAGGCGATGGACTCCCTGGAAGCCGAGGACAAGGTGGCCAACGTACTGCCCGTCTTGTTCGACCAAGCCGACAATCGGCGCTACTTTCTACCCGACGAGCTGACCGTTCAGTTCCAGAGAGAGATCACGCCCGAACAGGCTCGGGAGATCATCGAAGCGCAAGGGTGCCGGGTCGTGGTCCAGCAGCGAACGCCGGGCTACTTCACTCTCAGCGTTCCCAAGGACAAGGGCCTCTTCGAGACCTTGCGAGCATTCTCGGAGCTCGAGGAGGTCGCGTTCGCCGAGCCCAGCGAGGTCGGTCTCGACGACACGCTGGTCGAGGCGACAGCCGAGCCACCGGTGAAAGTGGCCAAGCCCCCCGAGGCCCCCGAGCCAACCGTGCGCCTGGCCGAAGGCGAACTGCCGATCACGGAATTCGGTGAGCTCACCGGCTTCGAGGAGGGGATCGAGGTTCCCGCACTTCCCGAGTTCCTCTTCGAGGAAGAGGAGGATGTCCTGGCCCTGCCGAGCGACACCCATTTCGGGAAGCTCTGGGGTCTGCACAACACCGGACAGATGGTCAACGGCACCGCGGGGCTGGCCGACGCCGACATTGACGCTCCGCAAGCATGGACCATCACCAAGGGTTCGGATCGGGTCGTCGTCGCGGTCGTCGACACCGGAGCCGACCTCGACCACCCCGATCTGGCGCCCAACCTCTTCCCCCGCGGGGCTGAGGACTGGGACTTCGCTGACCCCACCGACAACGTGCCCTGGGACTCCGGTTATCACGGCAGTCATGTCGCCGGAACAGCCACGGCACCGGAGAACGGCCAGGGAGTGGTCGGAGTGGCTCCGCACTGCCGCACCATGCCGTTGCGGGTCAAGCTGATCTCCGGCATGAACGCCAACCGGGCCGATGCCATCAACTACGTGGCCGAGCAGGCGGCGACCCATCCCGAGCTGCGCTTTGTCATCAACTGCAGCTGGAAGATGAGTGGCAACTTCGCCGGCGTCCACAACGCCATCCAGAACGCGGTGGCGCACAACGTCGTGGTCATCTTCGCCGCGGGCAACAGCTACGGTGCCGTCACCTATCCGGCGGTCTACCCCGAGGTAATCGCCGTCGCCGCTACCGATCAGCAAGACGTCAAGCCCAACTTTTCGGCCTTCGGCCCCGAGGTGGACGTCTCGGCGCCGGGTGTGAACGTCTACTCGTCCATGCCGGACGATACCTACGGCTATCTGGACGGAACGTCGATGGCCTCACCGCACGTGGCCGGTCTGGCGGCGTTGATCTGGTCTCGTAACCCGAGCCTCACCAACGCCCAGGTCCGCTCGATCATCGAGACGACCTGCGACGACGTCTACGCGAAGAACCCGACCTTGGTCGGCAAGCTCGGTGCCGGGCGCATCAACGCCTACCGCGCACTCAAGGCGACGCCGGCGCCTCCCATTCCGTGGAAGCTCCTGCGCGAGCTGAAGTATCCGCAGCCTAACGCCGGATCTTCGACCGGTCTGTCGTTCGTGCCGAAGATCCAGGTGCCCTGGTTCGGCATCAGGCCGGCGCTGGCCTTCCTCACTCAGAAGGCCTATTCGGAGCAGGTGTTCTTCATGAACCCATGG is drawn from bacterium and contains these coding sequences:
- a CDS encoding protein kinase, with amino-acid sequence MILRRVPDQIGRYQILSELGRGSMGDVYLALDPNIERRIALKVLLPLLKVGVKEQAELRQRFLVEARAAGKLKHPGVVTLFDADTDPDTGLSFIAMEWVDGPSLHDVVRESGTLAIPRAVEIFEQVAHALEAAHQADLVHRDIKPANILLTATDEAKVTDFGIAKLASMSITATGWVPGSPFYMSPEQVRGQDIDGRSDVYSLGVSLYQCLTGEVPFQSDSLAGVTYMILEVDPRPPQPLNPDISDQLAAVMGRAMEKAPKDRFQSALEFAEALRRVSSEPRWAPGASAHSMKTSVPTHRTGTVTARERTATVRLQAADPEAPSAAAAHYSEPAPPSSRPVSRLTRYALAAIGLLLLFLVGPALRTSASQDQQAATLLVEATEPFSYAHPQPVDPLDPQRPALDVPVEPPPFTGAEEAAQADNQPEPQRAPTRRSLERAAPKPATVPAPASLPPAPAEPAPVELAKPVQAPAVRRANLEIVFKNRLKNAEVSVWIDEEKIWSRAVAAPKSVFKRVVGRNVFTLIPVAEGSHVIDVRVIGVEGKVDVVRRAEAEFVAGETKRLKVAMVPPKKLKLSWGKQNSG
- a CDS encoding FHA domain-containing protein is translated as MPLTGPRTEVGRKGAHVVIADPALSASHFAIEAKGDSFFVRDLDSSNGTRLNGHKVRSARLKSGDTIHAGETTFSFRIEEVIPWDDS
- a CDS encoding DUF4198 domain-containing protein gives rise to the protein MRALFTWLVFLLALATAAGAESLRLERLQGGTHRLSLPAELGESWREINVGRLQVRSASGQKAVDPERLPATGHLNLSLSRTGCSVVQVDVGPAATAGRSDSWQRVTRCTKIAACPEGGRAGAGAAMRQRAGALLTAKTGSRIEIRPLFNPLALEPGSDLPVRLYYQGEAVRGGVISGRGPDGVEIQATADGVGIATLTIPAAGGWTLRFGHAGAVAELIFDVP
- a CDS encoding Hpt domain-containing protein gives rise to the protein MRPAPFSKPTSPGGAGTPAGAEPASANRPAVNQNVQDRYLWQGLSTEAALRALATYMRTAPGLIEDMREALRCREWTRLAELAHAFKSSSAIVGAESLYETCNRLEEASGEGTSAEASSQLERVKGEYDRVLLSLEARDPHAKAD
- a CDS encoding zinc-binding dehydrogenase encodes the protein MRKVVVHRPGGHERLEIEEHPTPEPGPGELRIEVTAAGVNFADCLIRMGLYKSSRDQIGWPVTPGFEVAGRVDALGPGVDDLEPGDEVLAVTRFGGYATEVVVPRGQAFRIPDGLGLEQAAAFPSPFLTAYYGLVQLANPRPGESMLVHSAAGGVGGALVQLGKACGCRVIGVVGARHKVETARSLGADAMIDRSNEALWPAAERLEPDGYAMVFDANGVATLRQSYRHLGRPGRLVVYGFHSMLAKGTSRPSWPRLLLAWLRTPRFDPLRMTNSSRSVLAFNLSYFFDQTELLREIMGRLLRWLADGRIVPPPVKCYPLVRVADAHREIESGLTVGKLVLTMGE
- a CDS encoding carbohydrate kinase family protein; amino-acid sequence: MSHGERLDSAGVRFLLDIDPKGTERHLNLMDENGGRISIYVAFATLDPDLDLERLEAAIAKHDVLVLGINNYCRRLIPLAQGLDRPIWCDIHDYDGHADYHRDFVEAADVLFLSSDQLPGYRDFMEAQVAAGKSLVVCTHGRQGASVLSGDGQWAEQPIAGGFERVDTNGAGDAFFAGFLSSWLDGKPVRRCLEVASVVAGLCVTSRELASAELSPARIRAELERLGW
- a CDS encoding helix-turn-helix transcriptional regulator; amino-acid sequence: MTSRKRPASRLESTCRLSWCRKRPERERWFTFSRAAPLNEAAFRYYPRLARVREFVLSSYSEQLTLADAARVARMERTAFSDFFHRKTGVRFRDWLAGVRVTKAQELLAERDFPVTKVARKVGYGSVRSFERVFLRTTGVTAVAYKKTKRPS
- a CDS encoding S8 family serine peptidase, whose translation is MPITRERVKKETKFVYTNKFMAEELEFRPSEDEVVATFDELEAADAASTLSMRATSTPLAARSDRGFAILRLGEEETTAKAMDSLEAEDKVANVLPVLFDQADNRRYFLPDELTVQFQREITPEQAREIIEAQGCRVVVQQRTPGYFTLSVPKDKGLFETLRAFSELEEVAFAEPSEVGLDDTLVEATAEPPVKVAKPPEAPEPTVRLAEGELPITEFGELTGFEEGIEVPALPEFLFEEEEDVLALPSDTHFGKLWGLHNTGQMVNGTAGLADADIDAPQAWTITKGSDRVVVAVVDTGADLDHPDLAPNLFPRGAEDWDFADPTDNVPWDSGYHGSHVAGTATAPENGQGVVGVAPHCRTMPLRVKLISGMNANRADAINYVAEQAATHPELRFVINCSWKMSGNFAGVHNAIQNAVAHNVVVIFAAGNSYGAVTYPAVYPEVIAVAATDQQDVKPNFSAFGPEVDVSAPGVNVYSSMPDDTYGYLDGTSMASPHVAGLAALIWSRNPSLTNAQVRSIIETTCDDVYAKNPTLVGKLGAGRINAYRALKATPAPPIPWKLLRELKYPQPNAGSSTGLSFVPKIQVPWFGIRPALAFLTQKAYSEQVFFMNPWSGAVLRTVDPVANDTIGSLAWDGAALRVANVTVGAGSINRINPFTGAQIGSIPAPAGRGEGLAAAGPWLFYSTINRIHILWAPTGAVVRSYPPPGGPCRALTFGGGWLFSGNSLTGEVTVFHPWTLHVRGIITVPGGGAQRIEGLAYDATRRTLYVANQSQNKIYALAVFL